The genomic interval CAGATGTTAACACTGGAGTCAGCACATAAAGATGCAGAGCTGGGCCGACTGACTTCTGAAACCTCAGATAAGGCAGGTGTCATTGTAGGCCTTGAGCTGGAAAAAGAGCAGGCCAAGAACGATGTGACTGAGTTGGAGAACATGGTTGAAGGCCTTAAATTAGAGAAAGATCAAGCGGAGAACAGTCTGGCAGAGTTAGAGAAAGCGTTGACTGAGATGAGAGAGACTCGCACTGAATTGGAACATGAGTTAAAGGACTGTAAGTCTCAGTTAGAGGACTTGAAGGGGCAATTAGAGAAGGTAAATCAGGTGAATGTAGAACTTGGTAAAGATTTGAATGAGCAGAAAATTGATATGGAGACGAAGGTTTCTGGTTTGGAAAATGAAATGAGAAAAGCACATGAGAAATTAGAAGAAACCAAGAAAATTCATGCTGATGACATTAATAAATCTGAAGAGAGTTTTAAAGTGCAGTTATTGGAAAAGCAGAATCAATATAAGGAAAGTTTCCAGAAAATGAAGGAAAAGTTTCAAGAAAAGGTTAAGGAGaaagaaaatatgtttgaatCTAAATTGGCagaattaatgaaagaaaaagacTCGACTTCAGTGGAAATAAGTGCAAATTTGGAAAGCCATTACCAGTCTGTGATTTATGATCTGAAAACAGAATACGAGCAACAGGTAGAGAATTTAAAGACAGAAATTAGTAAGCATGTGGAAGATCTGCAGTCTGCAGAGAAGCGGTTTAAGCTTCAGGAGACTGAAATGAGAACGGAGAACAACAATGTGAAGGAAAACTTAATGCAGGAACTTGACAAAGCCAAACAAGAATTATTAGCTTTAGAACAAATCCATACACAGCTTGTACACAAAAAGAGTGAGCTTGACAACCATAATAAACAACTTGAACAGAAATTAGAATACATTACTCAGCAGTTGCAACAGTCTAAAGAACAAGCTTCGCACGAAGTTGTTTCATTAGCTGAGAAACATGATTACGAAATGATAGAAAAGAATAACAAGATATCAGAACTTTCCAGTGCTCTCACTGATGTAAACAACACAAATACCTCATTAGAAGAAATGCTAAAAGAAATTAGTTCACAGCAACAATTTAAAGATGATAGGCTAACAAACTTGATAGAagaatatgaagcatttaaaactgaAATGCAGGGAAAATGTGTTGCTTTGGAGAGTGAAGTATCCAATCTGACTGAACACCTCAATAAAAAAGAATCAGTGATACAGAAAATCTCTGATGAGCGCGCAGACTTTGAACACAAACTTAAAACCCACTATGAATCCAGACTCAGTGATATGGCACAAAGTGACGAGGAGTTACAGAGCCAGCTGAAAATGCTCAATGATAAACTCACTGCTACAGAGCAGAAACTTCAAGACTGTATAGGAGATTATGAGAGACAATTAGATGAATACAGAGGAAAACTAGACAGACAGGGTCGGGCGCTAAGTGAAGAAAAAGAAACACTTGCTGCCAAACTGTTTGAGATGACTCAACAAGCTCAAAAAGAGACAGAGCAACTTCAACAGACTGTATCTGCAAAACATTTCGATGTTGAGAAACTTAATGAACTTAATGAACATCTAGAAAAAGAAGCTGAACGTTGTAAAACTGACAGTAATGAATTGAAAAATCAACTACATGAACTTAATAAAGACTTAaatgaaactaaaacaaatttaacGGATCTGTCTAGAAAACATGCTGATCTTGCAACTGattatgaaacaaaattgatAGCAATTAAAGATTTGACAGAAAGGTGTCAAACATTAGATGCCTCTGCTAAAAGTGAAAAAGAGTGTCATACGACTGAACTGCAAAATCTAGAAAAGACCTGGATAGATAAAATGAAAGCTCTTAAGCAGAAGTACACAGCAAAGTTGAAGGAGATACAAGGAAACTGGGAAGAAAAGGTTCATAAAGTTGAAGAGGATTTGAAACAGAAGGAAGATAAAATGATTATCCTTGAAGGAAACTTTAATCAAGCTAATGATGAAAAAGAAGCAATATCCTCTGATCTAGCTCATGCCAACACGAAACTACTGCAGTTGGAACAAAACAGAGATACCATACAAGAATTGGAGCAGCAGATTGCTACTCTTAAAACACAAGTGTCAGATAAACAGGGATTAGAGCAGCAGTTGACACAAGCAAAATTTGAACTAGAGCAACAACTTGCTATGCTTAATTCCCAACTGTCTGATAAACAACAATTAGAGCAACAGTTGACACAAACTATATTTGATTTAGAGCAACAACTTTCCTCTTTCAAGTCCCAATTGTCAGATAAACAAGAAGTTGAGCTTAAACTTAGTCAATCAAAGTTTGATATGGAATCAGAACTTGCTATATTAAAATCTGATTTGGAAGATAAAAAGGACAAAGAACAGGACTTGTTAAAATCAAAATCTTCACTAGAGCAAGAactaagtgcacttaaatcaGAACTGTCAAATAAGAAGGAAATAGAGCAACaattaacaaaatcaaaaacagacCTTGAGAAACAAGTGATTGCCTTAACGACTGAACTATCAGAGAAGAAGGAATTTGAGCGACAGTTAACAATATCTAAATCAGAAATGGAGCAACAGTTGATTGTTTTAAAATCAGAGCTGTCAAATAAAGTAGAGCTTGAGCAGCAGCTAACAAGCACAAAAAGTGAGCTTTCAAATAAACACGCCCTTGAACAGCAAGTGAATGTTTTAAAAGCTGAACTGTCAGCTAAACAAAAAGCATTGCAAGAACTTCAGGATGAGTATGGTACTTGTCAGGACCAAATAAAGGCAAGAGCATCAGCTGTTGAAGAGAAAAAAGAACAAATGCAACTAGAACTGAGAGAAAAAGAAACAGAACTTAAAGCtcttaaagtaaaatataacGAGTTAAATGAACAATTAGAGGTTTCAAAAAGAACCATTACTGACAAAGAAGGTGAGTGCAATGAAATTGAACAGAGGCTTCAGGACATTAAACATGTCCAACAAAAGCACACTGCAGAGATGGaggtatttttaaaaataaactctgatttagaAAATGAAGTTGCTACGCTGAAAACATCCCTGCAAAATACTTGTGATGAATGTGAATTAATAAAATCATCAAAATTGGCAGTTGAACAAGAGTTAATTGAATTTAGAAAACATTCTGAAGCAACCGAGGAGGAAAAGCTTCACAAAATAACTGAAATGGAAGGAAGTATTCTCGACAATAATGTAACAATTGAAAAACTTACGTTAGAATTAAGCAATTTAAAAGCTAATGAAATTCAGTTAAAACAAAACCACGGCAGTGAAATTTCAATTCTTAGAGAGACACTTGAAAAGGAGAGTGCAGATAAAGTGGCTGAATTCAAAAAGAAAGCTGAaatgtatatatctcaaataaagaaGCAGGTTAAAGGTGAAAATGACACGGTTGTAAAACAGCTCCAGGCAGATCTTGCAGAAAAGGAGGTAGAAATTGCTAAACTAAAAGAAACAGGGACTAAGTTATCAGAAGAATTGGCAACCAACCACGAAAGCCATAACCTAGAGATAAATAATTTAAGAGCAGAACTTAACAAAATTTCAGAAGAAAATCAACAAGCCAGTGAAAAAATGCAAGCCGGTTTGAATGATTTagaaacaaatattgacactCTTAAGTCTGAAAAATCTGAATTGAGCACGAGACTACGAGAAGCACAGCTGACAATAGAAGAATTAAATACAGAAATTGCATCCCTGAAATCCAGTTTCGACACAGAAACCCAAAATGAATCTGCTAATATTGAGCAGTTGGAACTGAGGATCCAGGAGCAGTCAGCGGAGATTGAGCTGTTGAAGAAGAGTAAGGCAATGGAGCTAGAGGACTTGCAGCAGGAGCATCACTCGAAGGTGAAACAACTGGCCAAGGACTTCAACCAGCAGATGACAGAGAGGGAAAGACAGTTTGAGCAGCAGCTGGCCCAGGTTATAGGTAGGTACATAGGGTTcacttttatgaatttaaagtgatattatgggcatttttcacaattttttaatgtacatgtaatgctGAATATTATAGCATGTTTTGGTAGAAAATTacaataatgaaaaagaaagtaCTCTCACGAGAATTGGCAGGAAATAATTTACCTTCTGTCAAGTAAGATACTGTTAAATTAGTTTTCTTGGTGAAACCAGTATCtggtgtatttattattattattgttaaattgtttaaatgcttGTAGAATGGAACAAAACTCACAACCTCCCTGTGGCTATGCACACAGTTGAAGTGTGTCAGTATccattgaaaaaaagtattttcagTAGGGATGGgaaaaatactaaaaatatttttgaatattgaTTGCTTTATATTCGAATATATGAAGGAATTATTTCAGATCCAAGCAATGTGAGGAGGTTGTCATCTATTTCAGATCAAAGCAAATTGCCAAATGTTGAGACCTTGCACTTTATTCCAGATCAAAGCAATGTTTAGGACGTTGTAATGTATTTTAGATCAAAGCAATGTAAGGACGTTGTAATGTATTTAAGATCAAAGCACTGTTGAGGAAGACCAACAGCAGCGAGAGATGAAGGAGCTCCTGTCCGAGGCCCAGCGGGACATCTACGAGAGAGACGAGAGAATTGATGAAATCAGACTGGAATACGAGACCAAGCTCAAGGTAAGCGGCATTTGTAAATGACGTTAATCTCGGTCAAGTAGTGGCTAGATGAAATCAGACTGGACTTTAAAACCAAGCTCAAGGTAAGTGACATTAGTTTATGAAGTTAATGTCAGTCAAATATCACAGTTTGTGCCGACCAATATGAATGATTTTACCTATTTTTCTCCAAACATTAGGACAAAGGGGTGCATCTCCTAGTTGTAAAAAAGCATTGATTATCATATGAACTAAAATCCCCACTCCCAAGctcctttaaaaaatatacacgGCAGGAATTTTTTATATTGGATGAACTGAGACTCAAATATGAAAACAAGCTTAAAGATTGGGATAGGATCATATATATAAAGCTCTATCTCGGTAAAAGGGGCTTATTGCTTGTGTATTTAGTGCTCTCAAAAATacaagggaagacactttctgctttaatggttcTTTTTTAGCGAAAAATTatggtggaaagtgtcttccctgattagcctgtttggactgcacacgctaatctaaaacaacacttaacgcacttaCATTttgcctggttttcccagagcgagtcaCAGTGTCTTCAAATTAATTGTTCCCCCATGTAGGAGAAGGAGAAGAGTCTTCAGGAGCTGGAGTCAAGCCATCGTCGGTTGATCACAGAGCTGCAGCAGAGACACGACATCGAGATCATAGAACTCAAGGACAATTGGACCAAAGCTAAGGTATTGACGGTATTGATACAGCTTTATGACAGTATTGCTACAGCTTTATGACGGTATTGATACAGCTTTTGATGGTATTGATACAGCTTTATGACGGTATTGATACAGCTTTACTGTAATGTATCACACAAAGTGTAGTATTTGGATTAATCTAGATTGAAGAAGAGCATAAGGAAAGTGTTTTTCTCACCAATTTTGGATTGGTACCGGCAAAGATCGAATAAGAAAAAAAGCATCGTGGTTTGACCAATTTTGGAAATGTTTATCTCTTTCTCCAAAAGATGCACAAACTTTTAAGTACAGTTGAAACCCAATGGCTCGAACTCGCTGGGATCGACAATAAAAGCTTGAGTCATCCAGAATTTCGAGCTAACCGATTTCAATTATACTTATGTCTGCTAACATGAATCTGCAATAGAGTTACACCCACAGTTGAATAGTATTAATATTGCCTAAACTTCATGctactttctgcttttgaattaataaaaacCAAATgtaaactaaatattttattaatcaataatttacaacaattacacatacaatcaa from Dreissena polymorpha isolate Duluth1 chromosome 1, UMN_Dpol_1.0, whole genome shotgun sequence carries:
- the LOC127863353 gene encoding golgin subfamily A member 4-like isoform X12, whose translation is MFKNLKKKLEQGVSQSPLKGALTSASRLLEDKIKDGDPPLAESTPKKKAGSEDSNQSSSSDVSGYATANQSVEGSPANVPTGQLIDIPLHSPNNQTEAGDVTPRASRSRTSSISSMTSEGSFFTNMSFSNMQYNLPSDLESEMDESGTDLNTVSKEDLYHYIQKYQRRATRYKSKFMDLVAVYKDMVQERDKFKSTLTQTQDRAFRRISELKEQIALDQQAKRDLEENYNLVIEEKGEFITVLQKQVALLKEGKDIPPELQDRIQAARAQQLQQQQQQQQQQQQQQLEAMPSQQAELAALQEKVKHQEGLLQRCKEIIKSSKEKQAAMLTDKARVDQELSELQVQFEKLQSSPETVSKLQQQIRQAREVIEQLETDRQIAIAEVKQQVHEEMERKDGEISRSRSQAQTLGQENTQLKERIEKLEKASTDQLEKSREIIKRLKAEKSEAIADLESRLKEYETKMNKENENLQKQGSDTVNLEQEVAQLQARLAHSEEDFRQMNKQHNRTLQESRELETLVQQMQAEADRQKEEYERLVGEARHTTETSLAQLAADHEKYVAEILTQHETSLQEKAEEHTAHERELVNRYEAQLKAASEDQVSVSESANQVTELQEALKERQEQLDKVNITLNTLRADLSLKEQELEQRSLEFRTKMEEANIGYREQLARCDELQAELDNMRTEYETGRAAMETELAELRIHIMATEERNQEMVEENNNLQRDLQTHAESTAAIQTLQGDNANLMTELTSQREAYTELQSRLDTLQFELNADSEQRHKSLALQVSELEKEKQEAEELRLKLQMLTLESAHKDAELGRLTSETSDKAGVIVGLELEKEQAKNDVTELENMVEGLKLEKDQAENSLAELEKALTEMRETRTELEHELKDCKSQLEDLKGQLEKVNQVNVELGKDLNEQKIDMETKVSGLENEMRKAHEKLEETKKIHADDINKSEESFKVQLLEKQNQYKESFQKMKEKFQEKVKEKENMFESKLAELMKEKDSTSVEISANLESHYQSVIYDLKTEYEQQVENLKTEISKHVEDLQSAEKRFKLQETEMRTENNNVKENLMQELDKAKQELLALEQIHTQLVHKKSELDNHNKQLEQKLEYITQQLQQSKEQASHEVVSLAEKHDYEMIEKNNKISELSSALTDVNNTNTSLEEMLKEISSQQQFKDDRLTNLIEEYEAFKTEMQGKCVALESEVSNLTEHLNKKESVIQKISDERADFEHKLKTHYESRLSDMAQSDEELQSQLKMLNDKLTATEQKLQDCIGDYERQLDEYRGKLDRQGRALSEEKETLAAKLFEMTQQAQKETEQLQQTVSAKHFDVEKLNELNEHLEKEAERCKTDSNELKNQLHELNKDLNETKTNLTDLSRKHADLATDYETKLIAIKDLTERCQTLDASAKSEKECHTTELQNLEKTWIDKMKALKQKYTAKLKEIQGNWEEKVHKVEEDLKQKEDKMIILEGNFNQANDEKEAISSDLAHANTKLLQLEQNRDTIQELEQQIATLKTQVSDKQGLEQQLTQAKFELEQQLAMLNSQLSDKQQLEQQLTQTIFDLEQQLSSFKSQLSDKQEVELKLSQSKFDMESELAILKSDLEDKKDKEQDLLKSKSSLEQELSALKSELSNKKEIEQQLTKSKTDLEKQVIALTTELSEKKEFERQLTISKSEMEQQLIVLKSELSNKVELEQQLTSTKSELSNKHALEQQVNVLKAELSAKQKALQELQDEYGTCQDQIKARASAVEEKKEQMQLELREKETELKALKVKYNELNEQLEVSKRTITDKEGECNEIEQRLQDIKHVQQKHTAEMEVFLKINSDLENEVATLKTSLQNTCDECELIKSSKLAVEQELIEFRKHSEATEEEKLHKITEMEGSILDNNVTIEKLTLELSNLKANEIQLKQNHGSEISILRETLEKESADKVAEFKKKAEMYISQIKKQVKGENDTVVKQLQADLAEKEVEIAKLKETGTKLSEELATNHESHNLEINNLRAELNKISEENQQASEKMQAGLNDLETNIDTLKSEKSELSTRLREAQLTIEELNTEIASLKSSFDTETQNESANIEQLELRIQEQSAEIELLKKSKAMELEDLQQEHHSKVKQLAKDFNQQMTERERQFEQQLAQVIDQSTVEEDQQQREMKELLSEAQRDIYERDERIDEIRLEYETKLKEKEKSLQELESSHRRLITELQQRHDIEIIELKDNWTKAKERAISERETIHKEEVDGLAQEWLTERKTVSALGSAPTTYEPQELLHYHQQTMDVVQAGLGVGDVGHQLIHLNKVIEDMREKHRLEVLELKGERAMGRLGTPLLSLPANGPIETGEDTPELQIYNLQARVSQLEGELAQTRLRERQHSGKERMPPSSPGYFSDGTPTGPLLTEPTQLEYLRNILYKYMMGGEKKTLTRVIGTVVQFTEDQMRQLLAKEEKNSWLLPS
- the LOC127863353 gene encoding golgin subfamily A member 4-like isoform X3, whose product is MFKNLKKKLEQGVSQSPLKGALTSASRLLEDKIKDGDPPLAESTPKKKAGSEDSNQSSSSDVSGYATANQSVEGSPANVPTGQLIDIPLHSPNNQTEAGDVTPRASRSRTSSISSMTSEGSFFTNMSFSNMQYNLPSDLESEMDESGTDLNTVSKEDLYHYIQKYQRRATRYKSKFMDLVAVYKDMVQERDKFKSTLTQTQDRAFRRISELKEQIALDQQAKRDLEENYNLVIEEKGEFITVLQKQVALLKEGKDIPPELQDRIQAARAQQLQQQQQQQQQQQQQQLEAMPSQQAELAALQEKVKHQEGLLQRCKEIIKSSKEKQAAMLTDKARVDQELSELQVQFEKLQSSPETVSKLQQQIRQAREVIEQLETDRQIAIAEVKQQVHEEMERKDGEISRSRSQAQTLGQENTQLKERIEKLEKASTDQLEKSREIIKRLKAEKSEAIADLESRLKEYETKMNKENENLQKQGSDTVNLEQEVAQLQARLAHSEEDFRQMNKQHNRTLQESRELETLVQQMQAEADRQKEEYERLVGEARHTTETSLAQLAADHEKYVAEILTQHETSLQEKAEEHTAHERELVNRYEAQLKAASEDQVRVSESASQVTELQEALKERQEQLDKVNITLNTLRADLSLKEQELEQRSLEFRTKMEEANIGYREQLARCDELQAELDNMRTEYETGRAAMETELAELRIHIMATEERNQEMVEENNNLQRDLQTHAESTAAIQTLQGDNANLMTELTSQREAYTELQSRLDTLQFELNADSEQRHKSLALQVSELEKEKQEAEELRLKLQMLTLESAHKDAELGRLTSETSDKAGVIVGLELEKEQAKNDVTELENMVEGLKLEKDQAENSLAELEKALTEMRETRTELEHELKDCKSQLEDLKGQLEKVNQVNVELGKDLNEQKIDMETKVSGLENEMRKAHEKLEETKKIHADDINKSEESFKVQLLEKQNQYKESFQKMKEKFQEKVKEKENMFESKLAELMKEKDSTSVEISANLESHYQSVIYDLKTEYEQQVENLKTEISKHVEDLQSAEKRFKLQETEMRTENNNVKENLMQELDKAKQELLALEQIHTQLVHKKSELDNHNKQLEQKLEYITQQLQQSKEQASHEVVSLAEKHDYEMIEKNNKISELSSALTDVNNTNTSLEEMLKEISSQQQFKDDRLTNLIEEYEAFKTEMQGKCVALESEVSNLTEHLNKKESVIQKISDERADFEHKLKTHYESRLSDMAQSDEELQSQLKMLNDKLTATEQKLQDCIGDYERQLDEYRGKLDRQGRALSEEKETLAAKLFEMTQQAQKETEQLQQTVSAKHFDVEKLNELNEHLEKEAERCKTDSNELKNQLHELNKDLNETKTNLTDLSRKHADLATDYETKLIAIKDLTERCQTLDASAKSEKECHTTELQNLEKTWIDKMKALKQKYTAKLKEIQGNWEEKVHKVEEDLKQKEDKMIILEGNFNQANDEKEAISSDLAHANTKLLQLEQNRDTIQELEQQIATLKTQVSDKQGLEQQLTQAKFELEQQLAMLNSQLSDKQQLEQQLTQTIFDLEQQLSSFKSQLSDKQEVELKLSQSKFDMESELAILKSDLEDKKDKEQDLLKSKSSLEQELSALKSELSNKKEIEQQLTKSKTDLEKQVIALTTELSEKKEFERQLTISKSEMEQQLIVLKSELSNKVELEQQLTSTKSELSNKHALEQQVNVLKAELSAKQKALQELQDEYGTCQDQIKARASAVEEKKEQMQLELREKETELKALKVKYNELNEQLEVSKRTITDKEGECNEIEQRLQDIKHVQQKHTAEMEVFLKINSDLENEVATLKTSLQNTCDECELIKSSKLAVEQELIEFRKHSEATEEEKLHKITEMEGSILDNNVTIEKLTLELSNLKANEIQLKQNHGSEISILRETLEKESADKVAEFKKKAEMYISQIKKQVKGENDTVVKQLQADLAEKEVEIAKLKETGTKLSEELATNHESHNLEINNLRAELNKISEENQQASEKMQAGLNDLETNIDTLKSEKSELSTRLREAQLTIEELNTEIASLKSSFDTETQNESANIEQLELRIQEQSAEIELLKKSKAMELEDLQQEHHSKVKQLAKDFNQQMTERERQFEQQLAQVIDQSTVEEDQQQREMKELLSEAQRDIYERDERIDEIRLEYETKLKEKEKSLQELESSHRRLITELQQRHDIEIIELKDNWTKAKERAISERETIHKEEVDGLAQEWLTERKTVSALGSAPTTYEPQELLHYHQQTMDVVQAGLGVGDVGHQLIHLNKVIEDMREKHRLEVLELKGERAMGRLGTPLLSLPANGPIETGEDTPELQIYNLQARVSQLEGELAQTRLRERQHSGKERMPPSSPGYFSDGTPTGPLLTEPTQLEYLRNILYKYMMGGEKKTLTRVIGTVVQFTEDQMRQLLAKEEKNSWLLPS
- the LOC127863353 gene encoding putative leucine-rich repeat-containing protein DDB_G0290503 isoform X14, producing the protein MERKDGEISRSRSQAQTLGQENTQLKERIEKLEKASTDQLEKSREIIKRLKAEKSEAIADLESRLKEYETKMNKENENLQKQGSDTVNLEQEVAQLQARLAHSEEDFRQMNKQHNRTLQESRELETLVQQMQAEADRQKEEYERLVGEARHTTETSLAQLAADHEKYVAEILTQHETSLQEKAEEHTAHERELVNRYEAQLKAASEDQVRVSESASQVTELQEALKERQEQLDKVNITLNTLRADLSLKEQELEQRSLEFRTKMEEANIGYREQLARCDELQAELDNMRTEYETGRAAMETELAELRIHIMATEERNQEMVEENNNLQRDLQTHAESTAAIQTLQGDNANLMTELTSQREAYTELQSRLDTLQFELNADSEQRHKSLALQVSELEKEKQEAEELRLKLQMLTLESAHKDAELGRLTSETSDKAGVIVGLELEKEQAKNDVTELENMVEGLKLEKDQAENSLAELEKALTEMRETRTELEHELKDCKSQLEDLKGQLEKVNQVNVELGKDLNEQKIDMETKVSGLENEMRKAHEKLEETKKIHADDINKSEESFKVQLLEKQNQYKESFQKMKEKFQEKVKEKENMFESKLAELMKEKDSTSVEISANLESHYQSVIYDLKTEYEQQVENLKTEISKHVEDLQSAEKRFKLQETEMRTENNNVKENLMQELDKAKQELLALEQIHTQLVHKKSELDNHNKQLEQKLEYITQQLQQSKEQASHEVVSLAEKHDYEMIEKNNKISELSSALTDVNNTNTSLEEMLKEISSQQQFKDDRLTNLIEEYEAFKTEMQGKCVALESEVSNLTEHLNKKESVIQKISDERADFEHKLKTHYESRLSDMAQSDEELQSQLKMLNDKLTATEQKLQDCIGDYERQLDEYRGKLDRQGRALSEEKETLAAKLFEMTQQAQKETEQLQQTVSAKHFDVEKLNELNEHLEKEAERCKTDSNELKNQLHELNKDLNETKTNLTDLSRKHADLATDYETKLIAIKDLTERCQTLDASAKSEKECHTTELQNLEKTWIDKMKALKQKYTAKLKEIQGNWEEKVHKVEEDLKQKEDKMIILEGNFNQANDEKEAISSDLAHANTKLLQLEQNRDTIQELEQQIATLKTQVSDKQGLEQQLTQAKFELEQQLAMLNSQLSDKQQLEQQLTQTIFDLEQQLSSFKSQLSDKQEVELKLSQSKFDMESELAILKSDLEDKKDKEQDLLKSKSSLEQELSALKSELSNKKEIEQQLTKSKTDLEKQVIALTTELSEKKEFERQLTISKSEMEQQLIVLKSELSNKVELEQQLTSTKSELSNKHALEQQVNVLKAELSAKQKALQELQDEYGTCQDQIKARASAVEEKKEQMQLELREKETELKALKVKYNELNEQLEVSKRTITDKEGECNEIEQRLQDIKHVQQKHTAEMEVFLKINSDLENEVATLKTSLQNTCDECELIKSSKLAVEQELIEFRKHSEATEEEKLHKITEMEGSILDNNVTIEKLTLELSNLKANEIQLKQNHGSEISILRETLEKESADKVAEFKKKAEMYISQIKKQVKGENDTVVKQLQADLAEKEVEIAKLKETGTKLSEELATNHESHNLEINNLRAELNKISEENQQASEKMQAGLNDLETNIDTLKSEKSELSTRLREAQLTIEELNTEIASLKSSFDTETQNESANIEQLELRIQEQSAEIELLKKSKAMELEDLQQEHHSKVKQLAKDFNQQMTERERQFEQQLAQVIDQSTVEEDQQQREMKELLSEAQRDIYERDERIDEIRLEYETKLKEKEKSLQELESSHRRLITELQQRHDIEIIELKDNWTKAKERAISERETIHKEEVDGLAQEWLTERKTVSALGSAPTTYEPQELLHYHQQTMDVVQAGLGVGDVGHQLIHLNKVIEDMREKHRLEVLELKGERAMGRLGTPLLSLPANGPIETGEDTPELQIYNLQARVSQLEGELAQTRLRERQHSGKERMPPSSPGYFSDGTPTGPLLTEPTQLEYLRNILYKYMMGGEKKTLTRVIGTVVQFTEDQMRQLLAKEEKNSWLLPS
- the LOC127863353 gene encoding golgin subfamily A member 4-like isoform X13; amino-acid sequence: MFKNLKKKLEQGVSQSPLKGALTSASRLLEDKIKDGDPPLAESTPKKKAGSEDSNQSSSSDVSGYATANQSVEGSPANVPTGQLIDIPLHSPNNQTEAGDVTPRASRSRTSSISSMTSEGSFFTNMSFSNMQYNLPSDLESEMDESGTDLNTVSKEDLYHYIQKYQRRATRYKSKFMDLVAVYKDMVQERDKFKSTLTQTQDRAFRRISELKEQIALDQQAKRDLEENYNLVIEEKGEFITVLQKQVALLKEGKDIPPELQDRIQAARAQQLQQQQQQQQQQQQQQLEAMPSQQAELAALQEKVKHQEGLLQRCKEIIKSSKEKQAAMLTDKARVDQELSELQVQFEKLQSSPETVSKLQQQIRQAREVIEQLETDRQIAIAEVKQQVHEEMERKDGEISRSRSQAQTLGQENTQLKERIEKLEKASTDQLEKSREIIKRLKAEKSEAIADLESRLKEYETKMNKENENLQKQGSDTVNLEQEVAQLQARLAHSEEDFRQMNKQHNRTLQESRELETLVQQMQAEADRQKEEYERLVGEARHTTETSLAQLAADHEKYVAEILTQHETSLQEKAEEHTAHERELVNRYEAQLKAASEDQVRVSESASQVTELQEALKERQEQLDKVNITLNTLRADLSLKEQELEQRSLEFRTKMEEANIGYREQLARCDELQAELDNMRTEYETGRAAMETELAELRIHIMATEERNQEMVEENNNLQRDLQTHAESTAAIQTLQGDNANLMTELTSQREAYTELQSRLDTLQFELNADSEQRHKSLALQVSELEKEKQEAEELRLKLQMLTLESAHKDAELGRLTSETSDKAGVIVGLELEKEQAKNDVTELENMVEGLKLEKDQAENSLAELEKALTEMRETRTELEHELKDCKSQLEDLKGQLEKVNQVNVELGKDLNEQKIDMETKVSGLENEMRKAHEKLEETKKIHADDINKSEESFKVQLLEKQNQYKESFQKMKEKFQEKVKEKENMFESKLAELMKEKDSTSVEISANLESHYQSVIYDLKTEYEQQVENLKTEISKHVEDLQSAEKRFKLQETEMRTENNNVKENLMQELDKAKQELLALEQIHTQLVHKKSELDNHNKQLEQKLEYITQQLQQSKEQASHEVVSLAEKHDYEMIEKNNKISELSSALTDVNNTNTSLEEMLKEISSQQQFKDDRLTNLIEEYEAFKTEMQGKCVALESEVSNLTEHLNKKESVIQKISDERADFEHKLKTHYESRLSDMAQSDEELQSQLKMLNDKLTATEQKLQDCIGDYERQLDEYRGKLDRQGRALSEEKETLAAKLFEMTQQAQKETEQLQQTVSAKHFDVEKLNELNEHLEKEAERCKTDSNELKNQLHELNKDLNETKTNLTDLSRKHADLATDYETKLIAIKDLTERCQTLDASAKSEKECHTTELQNLEKTWIDKMKALKQKYTAKLKEIQGNWEEKVHKVEEDLKQKEDKMIILEGNFNQANDEKEAISSDLAHANTKLLQLEQNRDTIQELEQQIATLKTQVSDKQGLEQQLTQAKFELEQQLAMLNSQLSDKQQLEQQLTQTIFDLEQQLSSFKSQLSDKQEVELKLSQSKFDMESELAILKSDLEDKKDKEQDLLKSKSSLEQELSALKSELSNKKEIEQQLTKSKTDLEKQVIALTTELSEKKEFERQLTISKSEMEQQLIVLKSELSNKVELEQQLTSTKSELSNKHALEQQVNVLKAELSAKQKALQELQDEYGTCQDQIKARASAVEEKKEQMQLELREKETELKALKVKYNELNEQLEVSKRTITDKEGECNEIEQRLQDIKHVQQKHTAEMEVFLKINSDLENEVATLKTSLQNTCDECELIKSSKLAVEQELIEFRKHSEATEEEKLHKITEMEGSILDNNVTIEKLTLELSNLKANEIQLKQNHGSEISILRETLEKESADKVAEFKKKAEMYISQIKKQVKGENDTVVKQLQADLAEKEVEIAKLKETGTKLSEELATNHESHNLEINNLRAELNKISEENQQASEKMQAGLNDLETNIDTLKSEKSELSTRLREAQLTIEELNTEIASLKSSFDTETQNESANIEQLELRIQEQSAEIELLKKSKAMELEDLQQEHHSKVKQLAKDFNQQMTERERQFEQQLAQVIDQSTVEEDQQQREMKELLSEAQRDIYERDERIDEIRLEYETKLKEKEKSLQELESSHRRLITELQQRHDIEIIELKDNWTKAKERAISERETIHKEEVDGLAQEWLTERKTVSALGSAPTTYEPQSGSNP